One window of the Mycoplasmopsis anatis genome contains the following:
- a CDS encoding RpiB/LacA/LacB family sugar-phosphate isomerase, with protein MKKIVALASDHAGFELKEGLKKYVQSLGYDTIDLGPDNGEESISYAKKGKELAEYVDSRKPDFGIAVCGTGLGISYALNRHLHIRAARINSVEDAKLAKLHNDANVLCFGGRQVKLKDAQAMVDEFINTKFEGGRHQSRIDELDN; from the coding sequence ATGAAAAAAATTGTAGCACTTGCTAGTGATCATGCAGGTTTTGAACTAAAAGAAGGACTAAAAAAATACGTTCAATCATTAGGTTATGACACTATTGATTTAGGCCCAGATAATGGTGAAGAATCAATTTCATATGCAAAAAAAGGGAAAGAATTAGCTGAATATGTTGATAGTAGAAAACCTGATTTTGGTATTGCAGTGTGTGGAACTGGATTAGGAATTTCTTATGCTTTAAACAGACATTTACATATTCGTGCTGCACGTATTAACTCTGTAGAAGATGCTAAATTAGCTAAATTACACAATGACGCTAATGTTTTATGTTTTGGTGGTCGGCAAGTAAAACTTAAAGATGCACAAGCTATGGTGGATGAATTCATTAACACTAAATTCGAAGGTGGAAGACATCAATCAAGAATTGATGAGTTAGACAATTAA
- a CDS encoding Mbov_0121 family peptidase domain-containing ABC transporter encodes MKQIDNKDCSLINLEFFHKKFFNKKLDLTKVKNQVSYTQNGITLLELEKIAMLVNMNFDVFNCDFKQFISIDKDEFPLSCVIKKDNVQHMVIIKKIDKKFIKYFDPFYGEIKETLKSFEEKFLGIVLNFYVLNKEIKNSKMIKQSEKFNINFTYLFFRVISNLIIFIIPFISKLMISEFSQNYDLINLVLTLSIYSWIVFISFLIKRISFNLLNRSIMNSFAKKRSQIWSFLLYQDKNIKFQYSSYEIIDKINSYITILKFEQQFFADLIINVVSIVFLSVFLFFINRFLIFCIFVFGIIYFLISYLINYFEYKNKPILNEIVIKDSIIQSDLSKIMLNSNTDQYKDFLLNKEIKNIKDLFDKQEKTNYFNNAINDLSEYLNIIFPLLLITISLIQLWNGLINLNELIFFITCSNFIFNPLKSISHLFSDYIEYKNSLFKFGVFEESISQNTTSKFSLNNKITEILIKDVSLIFNGKNKLKIHNLLIDQNLILTGKNGIGKSLFTKIINNTLKVDKGAVLINKQFNVNDIKNIESKIYLLSNEEYFPNTTIKEYLFNCNQYKEKIKNRFLKYDFNSILKFYGLNLNMNILNDASNLSTGQKRLLSIIKLFTHEPDVIIFDEFFENLDIKLSNYLKEIIKDEFRSCIFLEISHNQNYIFKDSRKVNIEEVNLI; translated from the coding sequence ATGAAACAAATAGACAATAAAGACTGTAGTTTGATTAATTTAGAATTTTTTCACAAAAAATTCTTTAATAAAAAACTTGACTTAACTAAAGTTAAAAATCAAGTCAGTTATACTCAAAATGGTATAACGCTTTTAGAACTTGAGAAAATAGCTATGTTAGTTAATATGAATTTTGATGTCTTTAATTGTGATTTTAAACAGTTCATCTCAATTGACAAAGACGAATTTCCACTCTCTTGTGTAATTAAAAAAGATAATGTTCAGCACATGGTTATTATCAAGAAAATAGATAAAAAGTTTATTAAATATTTCGATCCTTTTTATGGAGAAATTAAAGAAACGTTAAAAAGCTTTGAAGAGAAATTTTTAGGTATAGTTTTAAATTTTTATGTACTAAATAAAGAAATTAAAAACTCCAAAATGATTAAACAAAGTGAGAAATTCAATATAAATTTCACTTACTTATTCTTTAGAGTTATTTCTAACTTAATTATTTTTATAATTCCTTTTATTAGTAAATTAATGATCTCAGAGTTCTCGCAGAATTATGATTTGATTAACCTTGTATTAACTTTAAGTATTTATAGTTGAATTGTATTTATTTCTTTTTTAATTAAAAGGATTAGTTTTAATCTATTAAATAGATCTATTATGAACTCGTTTGCAAAAAAGCGGAGTCAAATTTGATCATTTCTACTTTACCAAGATAAAAATATTAAATTTCAATATTCATCTTATGAAATAATTGACAAAATTAATTCTTATATTACTATATTAAAGTTTGAACAACAATTTTTTGCTGATTTAATTATTAATGTTGTTTCAATAGTTTTTCTAAGTGTTTTTTTATTTTTCATCAATAGATTTTTAATATTTTGTATTTTTGTTTTTGGAATTATCTATTTTTTAATCTCGTATCTAATTAATTACTTTGAATATAAGAATAAACCTATATTAAATGAAATAGTTATTAAAGATAGCATAATTCAAAGTGACTTATCAAAAATTATGCTCAATAGTAACACAGACCAGTATAAAGATTTTTTACTAAACAAAGAAATAAAAAATATAAAAGACCTATTTGATAAACAAGAAAAAACCAATTATTTTAATAACGCTATTAACGATCTATCGGAGTATTTAAATATTATTTTTCCATTATTATTAATTACCATTTCTCTTATTCAGTTGTGAAATGGTTTAATAAATTTAAATGAATTGATATTTTTTATTACTTGTTCTAATTTTATATTCAATCCGTTAAAGAGTATTTCGCATTTATTTAGTGATTATATTGAATATAAAAATAGTTTATTTAAATTTGGTGTTTTTGAAGAATCAATAAGTCAAAATACTACTAGTAAGTTTAGTTTGAATAACAAAATTACCGAAATTCTAATCAAAGATGTTTCGTTGATATTCAATGGAAAAAATAAGTTAAAAATACACAATCTTCTGATTGACCAAAATTTAATCTTGACTGGGAAAAATGGTATTGGTAAAAGTTTATTCACTAAAATTATTAATAACACTTTAAAGGTTGATAAAGGAGCAGTTTTAATTAACAAGCAATTTAATGTCAATGATATTAAAAACATTGAATCAAAGATTTATCTGCTTTCAAATGAAGAATATTTTCCCAATACAACAATTAAAGAATATCTATTTAATTGCAATCAATATAAAGAAAAAATTAAAAATAGATTTCTCAAGTACGACTTTAATTCAATCTTAAAATTTTATGGATTAAACTTAAATATGAATATTTTAAATGATGCTTCTAATCTTTCTACAGGACAGAAAAGATTGCTATCAATTATTAAATTATTCACTCATGAACCTGATGTAATAATTTTTGATGAATTTTTCGAAAACTTAGATATTAAACTTTCAAATTATTTAAAAGAAATAATAAAAGATGAGTTTAGATCTTGTATATTTCTTGAAATAAGTCATAATCAAAACTATATTTTTAAAGATTCAAGAAAGGTAAACATTGAAGAAGTTAATCTCATTTAA
- a CDS encoding M17 family metallopeptidase: MKKLKLVNQTNSNNLLVNAVFESNKPNFVRKEHGLFVVDKSSNNAYLYFDKDKFNYYEVKKMISKIFSLEENVDINLSSFLANNLKIEELIRLFTSVFYFDTFSLFKRSKKDKEKPKKEKTNNFNLIIENPEKYKELFNEVTIISQSINDCRNLQIMPENFLNSEQLAEKIVDDFKDIKNLHVRVLTKAQIRELNMGLLLSVNKGSTHEPRVVVVEYKNNPQSKEHNVYVGKGITFDTGGVNTKGYHMNGMKYDMSGSVIVAYAIKAIAQLKLKTNATAVMMITDNRLANDASLPENIYESMSGKWVEVTDTDAEGRLVLADGLFYGASELKATQLVDVATLTGSLSYALGSVYSGVWSTDDKKWELFNKAAQISHEKVWRMPLHDDFHKTNKESKVADLNNYSSSSKSDSNSAAMFLKEFTNNIPYIHCDVAFTAEVKGEPQGALISTLVEFAKLNN, encoded by the coding sequence ATGAAAAAACTAAAGTTGGTTAATCAAACTAATTCGAATAACTTATTAGTTAATGCAGTTTTTGAATCCAATAAACCTAATTTCGTAAGAAAAGAACATGGCTTATTTGTTGTTGATAAATCAAGCAATAATGCTTATTTATACTTTGATAAAGATAAATTCAATTACTATGAAGTAAAAAAAATGATATCAAAAATATTTTCTTTAGAAGAGAATGTAGATATTAATTTAAGTTCATTTTTGGCAAATAATTTAAAAATTGAAGAGTTAATTAGACTGTTTACATCTGTGTTTTATTTTGATACTTTTAGCTTATTTAAACGTAGCAAAAAAGATAAAGAAAAACCTAAAAAAGAAAAAACAAATAATTTTAACTTAATAATTGAAAATCCAGAAAAATACAAAGAATTATTTAATGAAGTAACAATTATTTCTCAGTCAATAAATGATTGCAGAAATTTACAAATAATGCCTGAGAATTTCCTTAATTCGGAACAACTTGCTGAAAAAATTGTTGATGATTTTAAGGATATCAAAAATCTACATGTTAGGGTTTTAACTAAAGCACAAATTAGAGAATTAAATATGGGACTATTACTTTCAGTTAATAAAGGAAGTACTCATGAACCTAGAGTTGTTGTAGTTGAATACAAAAACAATCCTCAAAGCAAAGAACATAACGTTTATGTTGGTAAAGGTATTACTTTTGATACCGGTGGAGTTAACACAAAAGGTTATCATATGAACGGAATGAAATATGATATGTCCGGTTCAGTGATTGTTGCATATGCAATTAAAGCGATTGCACAATTAAAATTAAAAACAAACGCTACAGCAGTTATGATGATAACAGATAATAGATTAGCTAATGATGCTTCACTTCCAGAGAATATTTATGAATCCATGTCTGGTAAATGAGTAGAAGTAACTGACACTGATGCTGAAGGACGTTTAGTTCTTGCTGATGGACTATTTTATGGTGCTAGCGAACTTAAAGCAACTCAACTTGTAGATGTTGCTACATTAACAGGTTCATTAAGTTATGCTTTAGGTTCTGTATATAGTGGAGTTTGATCAACAGATGATAAAAAATGAGAATTATTTAATAAAGCAGCCCAAATTAGTCATGAAAAAGTTTGAAGAATGCCATTACATGATGATTTCCACAAAACAAATAAAGAATCTAAGGTTGCTGATTTAAATAATTACTCAAGCTCATCAAAATCTGATTCAAATAGTGCTGCAATGTTCCTTAAAGAATTCACAAATAATATCCCATATATTCATTGTGATGTAGCTTTTACTGCTGAAGTAAAAGGAGAACCACAAGGTGCATTAATTTCAACATTAGTAGAATTTGCTAAATTAAATAATTAA
- a CDS encoding YigZ family protein produces MHEIVIKKSTFYSKVYEINNKKEVSTIVQNLKKEYKKARHVCYAYLFTNENKVDEAGYDDDGEPKHTAGRPILDLIQLKNVKNVLVVVVRYFGGIKLGAGGLIRAYRQAAQCAIDNYLIER; encoded by the coding sequence ATGCATGAAATAGTGATAAAAAAGTCCACTTTTTATTCAAAAGTTTATGAAATAAATAATAAAAAAGAAGTTTCAACTATAGTACAAAATCTTAAAAAAGAGTATAAAAAGGCTAGACATGTTTGTTATGCTTATCTTTTTACAAACGAAAATAAAGTGGATGAGGCTGGTTATGATGATGATGGTGAACCTAAACATACTGCAGGAAGACCAATTTTAGATTTAATTCAACTAAAAAACGTTAAGAATGTTTTAGTTGTTGTTGTACGTTATTTTGGCGGAATAAAACTTGGAGCCGGTGGATTGATTAGAGCGTATCGTCAAGCAGCTCAATGTGCTATTGACAATTATTTAATTGAAAGGTAA
- a CDS encoding DHH family phosphoesterase, whose amino-acid sequence MIIGNSKVAIEAIEQYDSIVIFHHIRPDGDCLGSQAGLAELIRTNYPNKRVYTVGDSQHTFDFMNYKFNKYEEIDFTNSLAIVVDASSGDRIECAELLYENKTTAKLRIDHHPNDADIKYDYNWIDEHYVAAAEMIAQIAKDAGWKVTEKAAAHVYLGINTDSGRFLYPDTSARTHDLVSFLMREGNFHPKNILAELGKRSLRDIQFVGKILSGFEKKGRVLYYKITTEIMNEFGMNSLEAAIFVNELANIDDNRCWAFFIQLEDGKVRGRLRSNGPLVNVVAREFNGGGHDNAAGITLDSWTQVDLVLDKLNEAIIEFEK is encoded by the coding sequence ATGATTATTGGTAATTCTAAAGTAGCTATAGAAGCTATTGAACAATACGATTCAATTGTTATTTTTCACCACATTAGACCTGATGGTGACTGTTTAGGAAGTCAAGCTGGTTTGGCTGAATTAATCAGAACTAATTATCCAAATAAAAGAGTTTATACCGTTGGAGATAGTCAACATACATTTGATTTCATGAACTATAAATTTAATAAATACGAAGAAATTGATTTTACTAATTCATTAGCAATTGTTGTTGATGCATCAAGTGGTGATAGAATCGAATGTGCTGAACTATTGTACGAAAATAAAACAACAGCTAAACTAAGAATAGATCATCATCCAAATGATGCTGATATTAAATATGACTATAACTGAATAGATGAACATTATGTAGCTGCTGCTGAAATGATAGCTCAAATAGCTAAAGATGCCGGTTGAAAAGTAACAGAAAAAGCCGCTGCACACGTATACCTTGGTATTAATACAGATTCAGGTAGATTTTTATATCCAGATACATCAGCAAGAACTCATGATTTAGTTTCATTCTTAATGAGAGAAGGGAACTTTCATCCTAAAAATATTCTTGCTGAACTTGGAAAACGTTCATTAAGAGATATTCAATTTGTTGGAAAAATTTTAAGTGGGTTTGAGAAAAAAGGAAGAGTTCTTTATTATAAAATAACAACAGAAATTATGAATGAGTTTGGTATGAACTCACTTGAAGCTGCCATCTTTGTTAATGAGTTGGCTAATATTGATGATAATAGATGTTGAGCATTCTTTATTCAACTTGAAGATGGAAAAGTTCGTGGTAGATTACGTTCAAACGGACCACTTGTTAATGTTGTAGCACGTGAATTTAATGGTGGTGGACATGATAATGCTGCTGGTATTACTTTGGATTCATGAACTCAAGTTGATTTAGTTTTAGATAAATTAAATGAAGCTATTATTGAATTTGAAAAATAA
- the cdd gene encoding cytidine deaminase: protein MKLVDLQELLKKSYSPYSKFAVAAIAIDDKGNEYPGVNVENAAYPSGLCAERSALFGSVARGAKVGSFKEIHIISYLNDEVISPCAGCRQVMTEFMSDNSLVYQYSYDGKKVRINKISELIPFAVRSGDLFK, encoded by the coding sequence ATGAAATTAGTTGATTTACAAGAATTATTAAAAAAATCTTATAGCCCATATTCTAAATTTGCAGTTGCAGCAATTGCCATAGATGATAAAGGCAATGAGTATCCTGGAGTTAATGTAGAAAATGCAGCATATCCTTCAGGTTTATGTGCTGAAAGATCTGCTTTATTTGGTTCTGTAGCTCGTGGAGCAAAAGTTGGAAGTTTTAAAGAAATACACATAATTTCTTATTTAAATGATGAAGTTATCAGTCCTTGTGCTGGATGTAGACAAGTAATGACTGAATTTATGAGTGACAATTCGTTAGTTTATCAATATTCTTATGATGGAAAAAAAGTTAGAATTAATAAAATTAGTGAATTAATTCCTTTTGCGGTACGTTCAGGAGATTTATTCAAATAA
- a CDS encoding transglutaminase domain-containing protein, giving the protein MKKFKFILGSFSAVLLPVISVSCFNSNEVKETPKKIINKQELFIQYQNIPSAIKEVLDVNTSKEDLKTLDEKYNLINNRKFEIENGISLFELNTENSFKIIYQNLLNQKITDLTKLDSALQNANNLLSKLRTNINFKIENSFKHLTNLNNNFSTNLIKKIKQLQDNYTNEQTSLIFHQFLQLKNSILQLEKKFVELSKGYDNLTLFKQLNTKDFYDLVSENFTVDIDALNNYEIQIAKAQIQKYIDYFNKVDFFPLIIERLTYFRDNFDNGKGNYKGQWFITKDKRYTLNPGTEANIEWRLPYMRDERYGLIKLTKEYIIDWLKSYDKWLWVINGETKIDDINLDKVKMFNHYKDFNDNYIAETFKDYENFNINVLRWKYDYFKSEFELEKQFNKLAEIYGKNNFKINNWDSEFNFLENPLIPAKFNLGSYMNYNFINKKSKYEFASSVYYDFLVENPNFFSNFYQNPNGSLKIKATGILKTTQNNYNYPKASKLDEYNRPDFSIREEDNKPQLKQWLQNWINFLPKYISKNWDTKQIIKALSFFITSNVNYMYKNNNYSFNTDGNNFYNPASLFEIDRTLQCYGYSQNLSMSLSLLNIPVRIVGGTMYADINNPLVSTGEHAWNEVFVDNKWVSVDLTFADYQDAYSLFKSELDEKEIFLDRDSGTRTMFRLDYTSYITTIIKYLNKDENGNYMHNYIDLPTHYSTDPENELKWENMLPILKTQYKK; this is encoded by the coding sequence ATGAAGAAGTTTAAATTTATATTAGGTTCATTTTCTGCAGTTTTATTACCAGTTATTTCGGTATCGTGTTTTAATTCTAATGAAGTTAAAGAAACTCCTAAAAAAATAATTAACAAGCAAGAGTTATTTATTCAATATCAAAATATCCCTAGTGCTATTAAGGAAGTTTTAGATGTTAATACTTCAAAAGAAGACTTAAAAACACTAGATGAAAAATATAATCTTATTAACAATAGAAAATTTGAAATTGAAAATGGGATAAGTCTTTTTGAGTTAAATACTGAAAATTCTTTTAAAATTATTTACCAAAACTTGTTAAATCAAAAAATTACTGATTTAACTAAATTAGACAGTGCATTACAAAATGCAAATAATCTTTTAAGCAAATTAAGAACTAATATAAACTTCAAAATTGAAAATAGTTTTAAACACTTAACTAATCTAAATAATAACTTCTCAACTAATTTAATCAAAAAAATTAAACAACTCCAAGATAACTACACTAATGAACAAACTAGTTTAATTTTTCATCAATTTTTACAGTTAAAGAACAGTATCTTACAATTAGAAAAGAAATTTGTTGAATTATCAAAAGGTTATGATAATTTAACACTCTTTAAACAGTTAAACACTAAAGACTTCTATGATTTAGTTAGTGAAAATTTTACTGTTGATATTGACGCATTAAATAATTATGAAATACAAATTGCTAAAGCACAAATCCAAAAATATATTGACTACTTTAATAAAGTTGATTTCTTTCCACTAATTATTGAACGACTTACTTACTTTAGAGATAATTTTGATAATGGTAAAGGAAATTATAAAGGACAATGATTTATCACTAAAGATAAAAGATATACCTTAAATCCAGGAACTGAAGCAAATATCGAGTGACGCTTACCATATATGCGTGATGAGCGTTATGGACTAATTAAATTAACTAAAGAATATATTATTGATTGACTTAAAAGTTATGATAAATGACTTTGAGTAATTAATGGTGAAACTAAAATTGATGATATTAATTTAGATAAAGTTAAAATGTTTAATCATTATAAAGATTTTAACGACAATTACATTGCTGAAACTTTTAAAGATTACGAAAATTTTAATATTAATGTATTAAGATGAAAATATGATTATTTTAAATCAGAATTTGAATTAGAAAAGCAATTTAATAAACTTGCTGAAATTTATGGAAAAAATAATTTTAAAATCAATAATTGAGATTCTGAATTTAATTTCCTCGAAAATCCTTTAATTCCTGCTAAGTTTAATTTAGGTAGTTATATGAACTATAACTTTATTAATAAAAAATCAAAATATGAATTCGCAAGTTCAGTGTATTATGATTTTCTTGTTGAAAATCCTAATTTCTTTTCGAATTTTTACCAAAACCCAAATGGTAGTTTAAAAATAAAAGCTACAGGTATATTAAAAACAACACAAAATAATTACAATTATCCTAAAGCATCTAAATTAGATGAGTATAATAGACCTGATTTTTCAATAAGAGAAGAAGATAACAAACCACAACTAAAACAATGATTGCAAAACTGAATTAATTTCTTACCTAAATATATCTCTAAAAACTGAGACACAAAACAAATTATTAAAGCTTTATCTTTCTTTATCACTTCTAACGTAAATTATATGTATAAAAATAATAATTACAGTTTTAACACTGACGGTAATAATTTTTATAATCCTGCTTCCCTTTTTGAAATTGATAGAACGCTTCAATGCTATGGATACAGTCAAAATCTTAGTATGTCGCTTTCACTACTTAATATTCCAGTAAGAATAGTTGGTGGTACTATGTATGCAGACATTAATAATCCGCTAGTAAGTACTGGGGAACACGCTTGAAATGAAGTATTTGTTGATAATAAATGAGTTAGTGTAGATTTAACTTTTGCTGATTATCAGGACGCTTATAGTTTATTTAAGAGTGAACTTGATGAAAAAGAGATTTTTTTAGACCGTGATAGTGGAACTCGCACAATGTTTAGACTTGACTACACTTCATATATCACAACAATTATTAAGTATCTAAATAAAGATGAAAATGGTAATTATATGCACAACTATATTGATTTACCTACACATTACTCTACTGACCCCGAAAATGAACTAAAATGAGAAAATATGCTTCCTATACTAAAAACTCAATACAAAAAATAA
- the ybeY gene encoding rRNA maturation RNase YbeY, whose amino-acid sequence MKKSDIELSIDNQTKFKIEFKNDLYKIIINLAKYFKIEKQVNVDLTIVNNEQIQKLNKEYRGKDYATDILSFDFGNDGLYDTLPFIHLGELVVSYEKVISQAEEFNHSIRREFCYLFTHGLVHLMGYDHEIEEERVKMNKIVDEIFNPLNITRED is encoded by the coding sequence ATGAAGAAAAGTGATATTGAACTTAGCATAGATAATCAAACTAAATTTAAGATTGAATTTAAGAATGATTTGTATAAAATCATTATTAATTTAGCTAAGTATTTTAAGATTGAAAAACAAGTTAATGTTGATCTAACAATAGTAAATAATGAACAAATTCAAAAATTGAATAAAGAATATCGTGGTAAAGATTATGCAACTGATATTCTTTCGTTTGATTTTGGTAATGATGGATTATATGACACACTACCTTTTATTCATCTTGGTGAATTAGTTGTTAGTTATGAAAAGGTAATTTCTCAAGCTGAAGAGTTTAATCATAGTATTAGAAGAGAGTTTTGTTATTTATTTACTCATGGTTTAGTTCATTTAATGGGTTATGATCATGAAATTGAAGAAGAAAGAGTTAAGATGAATAAAATAGTTGATGAAATTTTTAACCCATTAAATATCACAAGAGAGGATTAA
- the era gene encoding GTPase Era, with amino-acid sequence MEQIKKEVCFVSIVGRPNVGKSSLMNKILSYDLSIVTDTPQTTRDQITGVLTDDETQIIFIDTPGIHKPENKLGEHLNKNAFDTIPEVDVLLFLSPADELIGKGDLLILDKIKDIKNKIAVISKIDKIKGQPERLTSKIEELKKFNFTDIISCSVNDPKSVDDVINTIKKYAYEDVVYYDDDFITDKSMRFIAQEIIREAAINNLYEELPHSIAVEITEFNEYTTPIEIDANIYVKKDSQKGMVIGAGASKIKQIGTIAREKLKHVMGEPVVLRLKVKVSKKWVDNEKELKRFGY; translated from the coding sequence ATGGAACAAATTAAAAAAGAAGTCTGCTTTGTTTCAATTGTAGGACGTCCAAATGTCGGAAAAAGTTCTTTAATGAACAAAATCCTTTCCTATGATTTATCAATAGTAACCGATACTCCTCAAACAACTAGAGATCAAATCACTGGAGTTCTAACTGACGATGAAACACAAATTATCTTTATTGATACACCAGGGATTCATAAGCCAGAAAATAAATTAGGTGAACATTTAAATAAAAACGCTTTTGATACTATACCAGAAGTTGATGTTTTATTATTTTTAAGTCCTGCGGATGAATTAATAGGTAAAGGTGATTTACTTATATTAGATAAAATTAAAGATATTAAAAATAAAATTGCGGTTATATCTAAAATAGATAAAATAAAAGGTCAACCAGAGAGATTAACTAGTAAAATTGAGGAACTTAAAAAGTTTAATTTCACCGACATTATTAGTTGTTCTGTTAATGATCCTAAATCTGTTGATGATGTAATAAATACAATTAAAAAATACGCATATGAAGATGTTGTGTATTATGATGATGATTTTATTACTGACAAAAGTATGAGATTTATTGCTCAAGAAATTATTCGTGAAGCAGCAATAAATAATCTTTATGAAGAATTGCCTCACTCAATAGCAGTAGAAATAACTGAATTTAACGAATACACTACACCAATAGAAATTGATGCAAATATTTATGTGAAGAAAGATTCGCAAAAAGGAATGGTTATTGGAGCTGGAGCTTCAAAAATTAAACAAATCGGTACTATAGCAAGAGAAAAATTAAAACACGTTATGGGTGAACCTGTTGTTTTAAGGCTTAAAGTTAAAGTATCAAAAAAGTGAGTTGACAACGAAAAAGAATTAAAAAGATTTGGATATTAA
- the metK gene encoding methionine adenosyltransferase encodes MKKLFTSESVGKGHPDKVCDQISDSILDEYLKLDPNSRVAIETMASGKNVMIAGEVESQAKIDVVEIAKNVLKNLGYYSYDINFFTDIKKQSPDIAQGVVKKNDNLGAGDQGIMFGFATNETKDYMPLAITLAHKLVQKADELRANGKFKWAKSDMKSQVTVDYTDFENVKIDTVLMSIQHAEDYNKEEFNTFIIENIINVVLNEYGFDKANRILINTTGKFVIGGPIGDTGLTGRKIIVDTYGGYAHHGGGAFSGKDATKVDRSAAYAARWICKNLVAAGVCSKIEIQIAYAIGKAKPISIAINTFKTHKYPVKFIQKMVDDLFDLTPRGIIEKLDLKKPIYAKTACFGHFGRNEESFTWEKLNMVDNIKQYIELNYNSNYKK; translated from the coding sequence ATGAAAAAACTTTTTACATCTGAATCAGTCGGAAAAGGACATCCTGATAAAGTTTGTGATCAAATTTCTGACTCAATTCTTGATGAGTATTTAAAACTTGATCCTAATTCTAGAGTAGCTATTGAAACGATGGCCAGTGGTAAAAATGTTATGATTGCTGGAGAAGTTGAATCACAAGCAAAAATTGACGTAGTAGAAATTGCAAAAAATGTACTTAAGAATTTAGGATATTATTCATATGACATTAATTTCTTTACAGACATTAAGAAACAAAGTCCTGATATTGCACAAGGAGTAGTCAAAAAAAATGATAACTTAGGTGCGGGTGATCAAGGAATAATGTTTGGTTTTGCTACAAATGAAACTAAAGATTATATGCCTTTGGCTATTACTTTAGCTCATAAATTAGTTCAAAAAGCAGATGAACTTAGAGCAAATGGCAAATTCAAATGAGCAAAATCTGATATGAAAAGTCAAGTCACTGTTGATTATACAGATTTTGAAAATGTTAAAATCGACACAGTTTTAATGTCGATTCAACATGCTGAAGATTATAATAAGGAAGAATTCAATACTTTTATAATCGAAAATATTATTAATGTTGTATTAAATGAATATGGATTCGATAAAGCAAATAGAATTTTAATTAATACAACTGGAAAATTTGTAATTGGCGGTCCAATAGGCGACACAGGATTAACTGGTAGAAAAATTATAGTTGACACTTACGGTGGTTATGCTCATCATGGTGGTGGAGCTTTTAGTGGTAAAGATGCAACTAAGGTTGATCGTTCAGCTGCTTATGCAGCAAGATGAATTTGTAAAAACCTTGTAGCTGCTGGTGTTTGTTCAAAAATTGAAATTCAAATAGCTTATGCTATTGGAAAAGCTAAACCTATTTCAATTGCGATTAATACTTTCAAAACTCACAAGTACCCTGTTAAATTTATTCAAAAAATGGTTGATGATTTATTCGATTTAACACCAAGAGGTATTATTGAAAAATTAGATCTAAAAAAACCAATTTATGCTAAAACAGCTTGTTTTGGGCACTTCGGAAGAAATGAAGAATCATTTACATGAGAAAAATTAAACATGGTTGATAATATTAAACAATATATCGAATTAAACTATAACTCTAATTACAAAAAATAA